A region from the Variovorax sp. V93 genome encodes:
- the rpsB gene encoding 30S ribosomal protein S2 yields the protein MSTTMREMLEAGVHFGHQTRFWNPKMAPYIFGHRNKIHIINLEKSLPMFQDAMKYAKQLTANRGTILMVGTKRQAREIVAAEARRAGVPFVDTRWLGGMLTNFKTVKTSIKRLKDMKAQQEAGLESLSKKEQLTFTREIEKLEKDIGGIQDMTALPDAIFVIDVGFHKIAVAEAKKLGIPLIGVVDSNHSPEGIDYVIPGNDDSSKAVTLYARGIADAIIEGRNSATGDVVKAIAEGSDEFVEVEEGASA from the coding sequence ATGTCTACCACCATGCGCGAAATGCTGGAAGCCGGTGTCCACTTCGGTCACCAAACCCGCTTCTGGAACCCCAAGATGGCCCCGTACATCTTCGGCCATCGCAACAAGATTCACATCATCAACCTGGAAAAGTCGCTCCCGATGTTCCAGGACGCGATGAAGTACGCCAAGCAGCTCACCGCCAACCGCGGCACGATCCTGATGGTCGGCACCAAGCGCCAGGCCCGTGAAATCGTGGCTGCCGAAGCCCGCCGCGCCGGCGTGCCTTTCGTCGACACCCGCTGGCTCGGCGGCATGCTGACCAACTTCAAGACGGTCAAGACCTCGATCAAGCGCCTGAAGGACATGAAGGCCCAGCAGGAAGCCGGCCTCGAAAGCCTGAGCAAGAAAGAGCAGCTCACCTTCACCCGTGAAATCGAGAAGCTCGAGAAGGACATCGGCGGCATCCAGGACATGACCGCGCTGCCTGACGCCATCTTCGTGATCGACGTGGGCTTCCACAAGATCGCCGTGGCCGAGGCCAAGAAGCTGGGCATTCCGCTGATCGGCGTGGTCGACTCCAACCACTCGCCCGAAGGCATCGACTACGTGATCCCGGGCAACGACGACTCGTCGAAGGCCGTCACGCTCTACGCCCGCGGCATCGCCGACGCGATCATCGAAGGCCGCAACAGCGCCACCGGCGACGTGGTCAAGGCCATTGCCGAAGGCAGCGATGAATTCGTCGAAGTCGAAGAGGGCGCCTCGGCCTGA
- a CDS encoding amidase, whose product MNDLHATRLNLLAGGTDACTELERAIGIAQSPACSHVFTRTLFDEARRQAAGSAPQSRLAGLAFTAKDLFDIEGQPTPAGSVVLSHAPAAKADAVAVARLRAAGGVLTGRTNMTEFAFSGVGVNPHHGTPANASDAATPRIPGGSSSGAAVSVASGAAFIGLGSDTGGSIRIPAALNGIVGFKSTARLVPTQGALPLSTTLDTVCAMTRSVRDAVAVHEILAARRVTAGAASLGAYRLAVVKNVFFDGIEPAVARAFEDALRTLRDGGARIEEIELPELAELQAINATGGFSAAESYAWHRLLLERSGAGYDPRVAQRILRGASMKAHEYIDLVHARRDWITRVEAALTPFDAVLSPTVPITAPAIAGVAPGAERDDEFFRINALLLRNPSIVNMLDGCAISLPCHAAGELPVGLMLWHASLHDDAVLAVALQAEKALQKQ is encoded by the coding sequence ATGAACGACCTCCACGCCACCCGTCTGAACCTTCTGGCAGGTGGCACCGATGCATGCACCGAATTGGAGCGCGCCATCGGCATTGCCCAGTCCCCGGCCTGCAGCCACGTGTTCACCCGCACGCTGTTCGACGAAGCCCGCCGGCAGGCCGCCGGCTCGGCGCCGCAGAGCCGGCTCGCCGGCCTTGCCTTCACCGCCAAGGACCTGTTCGACATCGAGGGGCAGCCGACTCCGGCGGGCTCCGTGGTGCTTTCGCATGCGCCGGCCGCCAAGGCCGATGCCGTCGCGGTGGCGCGGCTGCGCGCCGCGGGTGGCGTGCTGACGGGCCGCACCAACATGACGGAATTCGCCTTTTCCGGCGTGGGAGTCAACCCGCATCACGGTACGCCGGCCAACGCGAGCGATGCGGCCACGCCGCGCATCCCGGGCGGTTCGTCCTCCGGCGCCGCCGTCTCGGTCGCCAGCGGAGCGGCCTTCATCGGCCTGGGCTCCGACACGGGCGGCTCGATCCGCATTCCCGCGGCGCTGAACGGCATCGTGGGCTTCAAGAGCACCGCCCGGCTGGTGCCGACCCAGGGCGCCCTGCCGCTGTCGACCACGCTCGACACCGTCTGCGCGATGACGCGCTCGGTGCGCGACGCCGTCGCCGTGCACGAGATCCTTGCGGCGCGCCGTGTGACGGCCGGTGCGGCCTCGCTGGGAGCGTACCGGCTTGCCGTCGTGAAGAACGTTTTCTTCGACGGCATCGAGCCCGCTGTGGCCCGAGCCTTCGAAGATGCGCTGCGAACACTGCGCGATGGTGGTGCCCGGATCGAGGAGATCGAGCTGCCGGAACTCGCGGAACTGCAGGCGATCAACGCCACCGGCGGTTTTTCGGCGGCTGAATCCTATGCCTGGCACCGGCTGCTGCTCGAGCGCAGCGGTGCCGGCTACGACCCTCGCGTGGCCCAGCGCATCCTGCGGGGCGCCTCCATGAAGGCGCACGAATACATCGATCTCGTGCACGCCCGGCGCGACTGGATCACCCGCGTCGAGGCGGCGCTGACGCCCTTCGACGCGGTGCTCTCGCCCACCGTGCCGATCACCGCGCCCGCCATTGCGGGCGTCGCCCCGGGCGCCGAGCGCGATGACGAATTCTTCCGCATCAATGCGCTGCTGCTGCGCAACCCGTCGATCGTCAATATGCTCGACGGCTGCGCCATCTCGCTGCCCTGCCACGCCGCCGGCGAGTTGCCGGTGGGCCTGATGCTGTGGCATGCCTCGCTGCACGACGACGCCGTCCTGGCGGTCGCGCTGCAAGCAGAAAAAGCGCTGCAAAAACAATAG
- a CDS encoding D-amino acid dehydrogenase, protein MKIAIVGAGIIGVTTAWELVSDGHEVSVFERRGAAAEESSFANAGVVAPGYVTPWAAPGMRAKVLRSLLSPHGAIKLRWPLSPRDLSWMSRWQKACKLETYLANRARMQRLAFYSRTRLHEVTEARELSYERSDGYLVLLRSKREKKLVQPGLEVLRAAGSVFREVDADEARRIEPALSTETALAGAIHLPEDEVANCRQFALLLKWEAEALGAQFHFNCDIAPLSRAAPTSVSLASGSPPLRFDAVVVCAGLASATLLRPLGLRIPLAPVYGHSISAPIRESLNAPRSAVMDERYKVAISRLGQRVRVAGGAEIGGSLSSMNASAVQTLYKVLHDWFPGAATLQSGVQQWKGARPMLPDGPPVLGASGVPGVWLNLGHGSSGWALSCGSARVVADLIGGRDAGVDLEGLGIERLAQ, encoded by the coding sequence ATGAAAATCGCGATCGTGGGCGCCGGCATCATCGGCGTCACAACCGCCTGGGAACTGGTTTCGGACGGCCATGAAGTTTCCGTGTTCGAGCGCCGTGGCGCCGCCGCCGAGGAATCCAGTTTTGCGAATGCGGGAGTGGTCGCGCCGGGCTACGTCACGCCCTGGGCCGCGCCGGGCATGCGCGCCAAGGTGCTGCGCTCGCTGCTGTCGCCGCACGGCGCCATCAAGCTGCGCTGGCCGCTGAGCCCGCGCGACCTCAGCTGGATGTCGCGCTGGCAGAAGGCCTGCAAGCTCGAAACCTACCTGGCCAACCGCGCCCGCATGCAGCGCCTGGCGTTCTACAGCCGCACCCGGCTGCACGAAGTGACCGAAGCCCGCGAACTGAGCTACGAACGCAGCGACGGCTACCTCGTGCTGCTGCGCTCCAAGCGCGAGAAAAAACTGGTCCAGCCAGGCCTCGAGGTGCTGCGCGCAGCGGGCAGCGTCTTCAGGGAGGTGGACGCCGACGAGGCCCGCCGCATCGAGCCCGCGCTCAGCACCGAGACGGCGCTCGCGGGTGCGATCCACCTGCCCGAGGACGAAGTGGCCAACTGCCGCCAGTTCGCACTGCTTCTCAAGTGGGAAGCCGAGGCGCTCGGCGCCCAGTTCCATTTCAACTGCGACATTGCGCCGCTGAGCCGCGCGGCCCCAACCTCCGTCTCGCTCGCCAGCGGCTCGCCGCCGCTGCGCTTCGATGCGGTGGTGGTGTGCGCCGGTCTTGCCTCGGCCACGCTGCTGCGGCCGCTCGGGTTGCGGATTCCGCTGGCGCCGGTGTACGGCCATTCGATCAGCGCGCCGATTCGCGAATCGCTCAACGCGCCGCGCAGCGCCGTGATGGACGAACGCTACAAGGTTGCGATCTCGCGCCTGGGCCAGCGCGTGCGCGTGGCCGGCGGCGCCGAGATCGGCGGCTCCCTGAGTTCGATGAATGCCTCGGCCGTGCAAACGCTCTACAAGGTGCTGCACGACTGGTTTCCGGGCGCCGCAACGCTGCAGTCGGGCGTGCAGCAATGGAAGGGCGCGCGCCCGATGCTGCCCGATGGCCCGCCGGTGCTCGGTGCCAGCGGCGTACCGGGCGTCTGGCTCAATCTGGGCCACGGTTCGAGCGGATGGGCGCTGTCGTGCGGCAGCGCACGCGTGGTGGCCGACCTGATCGGCGGCCGCGACGCTGGCGTCGACCTCGAAGGCCTGGGCATCGAGCGGCTCGCCCAGTAG
- a CDS encoding NAD(P)H-hydrate dehydratase: MQRITPATACDLFDIAATRRIEQKAAAALPPHTLMQRAGLAVARLAMALAPHARTIWVACGPGNNGGDGFEAAAQLQHRGFLPIATFAGDEDRLPPDARASLQRARDAGVIFAPEPPASCDLAIDALLGIGSSRPPEKLMADWLRRMHEMAAPVLSVDVPSGLNADTGASSAEPRAADASRRFCLSFLTLKPGLVTAQGRDAAGTVWFDDLGCSSAGEEPVARLAGAPADTPRSHASHKGSYGDVAVIGGASGMAGAALLAGSAALHAGAGRVFVGLLDASAAPVDLAQPELMLRDAKSLDLSGMTAVCGCGGGADIRAVLPRVLATAAALVLDADALNAIAVDGALQAQLASRARRGRPTVITPHPLEAARLLNCTAADIQADRLAAARQLASRYGVVAVLKGSGTVIAEGGGTPPVLNPTGNAKLATAGTGDVLAGMIGAALAARRPPFEAACEAVWHHGRIADTWPAGAPPLTAGALARQAPC; the protein is encoded by the coding sequence ATGCAACGCATCACGCCCGCCACCGCCTGTGACCTGTTCGACATTGCGGCAACGCGTCGCATCGAACAGAAAGCGGCGGCCGCCCTGCCCCCTCACACGCTGATGCAGCGCGCGGGCCTGGCCGTGGCGCGGCTCGCGATGGCACTGGCGCCGCATGCGCGGACGATCTGGGTCGCCTGCGGGCCGGGCAACAACGGCGGCGACGGCTTCGAAGCTGCTGCGCAGCTGCAGCACCGCGGCTTCCTGCCCATCGCGACCTTCGCGGGCGATGAAGACCGGCTGCCGCCGGATGCCAGGGCGTCGCTGCAACGGGCCCGCGATGCCGGCGTGATCTTCGCGCCGGAGCCGCCTGCGAGCTGCGATCTGGCGATCGACGCGCTGCTCGGCATCGGATCGAGCCGGCCTCCCGAAAAGCTCATGGCCGATTGGCTGCGTCGGATGCATGAGATGGCCGCGCCGGTGCTCAGCGTCGATGTGCCCTCTGGGCTGAATGCCGACACCGGCGCTTCAAGCGCCGAGCCCCGTGCGGCTGACGCTTCGCGCCGCTTCTGCCTGAGCTTCCTGACCCTCAAGCCCGGCCTGGTCACAGCGCAGGGCCGCGATGCCGCGGGCACGGTCTGGTTCGACGACCTGGGCTGCAGCAGCGCCGGCGAGGAGCCGGTCGCGCGCCTGGCGGGCGCACCGGCGGATACCCCACGCAGCCACGCCTCGCACAAGGGCAGCTATGGCGATGTCGCGGTGATCGGCGGTGCATCCGGCATGGCGGGCGCCGCGCTGCTGGCCGGCTCCGCCGCGCTGCATGCGGGTGCGGGCCGCGTGTTCGTCGGACTGCTCGACGCGAGCGCGGCCCCGGTCGACCTGGCGCAGCCCGAACTGATGCTGCGAGACGCCAAGTCGCTCGATCTCTCGGGCATGACAGCGGTCTGCGGATGCGGCGGCGGCGCGGACATCCGCGCGGTGCTGCCGCGCGTGCTGGCGACGGCGGCCGCGCTGGTGCTCGACGCCGATGCACTGAATGCCATCGCGGTCGATGGCGCGCTGCAGGCCCAGCTGGCATCGCGCGCCCGGCGCGGCAGGCCGACGGTGATCACCCCGCATCCGCTCGAAGCCGCGCGCCTGCTGAACTGCACGGCCGCCGACATCCAGGCCGACAGGCTCGCAGCCGCCCGCCAGCTCGCGTCGCGCTACGGCGTGGTCGCCGTGCTCAAGGGATCGGGAACAGTGATTGCCGAGGGCGGCGGCACGCCGCCGGTGCTCAATCCGACTGGCAACGCGAAGCTGGCAACCGCCGGCACCGGCGACGTGCTCGCGGGAATGATCGGCGCCGCACTGGCGGCGCGGCGGCCACCATTCGAGGCGGCCTGCGAAGCCGTCTGGCACCACGGCCGCATCGCCGACACCTGGCCGGCCGGCGCGCCCCCGCTGACGGCCGGCGCGCTGGCGCGCCAGGCGCCCTGCTGA
- a CDS encoding SDR family oxidoreductase — MSVENNKGRIAIVTGAGTGIGRAAALALLADGWSVALAGRRLEPLEQVAEESGAGARAFAVPTDVANAESVQALFAATVERFGRVDLLFNNAGVGNPPGPFEDWTPEQWRGVVDINLSGMFFCIQQAFRTMKAQTPRGGRIINNGSISATAPRPNSAAYTATKHAVEGLTKTASLDGRKYDIAVGQIDVGNAMTELAARMAKGVPQANGELAIEPLMDVKIVGQSVLYMANLPLEANVLFHTVMATKMPFVGRG; from the coding sequence ATGAGCGTGGAAAACAACAAGGGCCGCATCGCAATCGTCACGGGCGCCGGCACGGGCATAGGCCGCGCCGCGGCGCTGGCATTGCTGGCCGACGGCTGGAGCGTGGCCCTGGCGGGGCGCCGCCTCGAGCCGCTGGAACAGGTCGCCGAAGAGTCCGGCGCCGGTGCGCGCGCCTTCGCGGTGCCCACCGACGTGGCCAATGCGGAATCGGTGCAGGCGCTGTTCGCCGCCACGGTGGAGCGCTTCGGCCGCGTCGACCTGCTGTTCAACAACGCCGGCGTGGGCAATCCGCCGGGTCCGTTCGAGGACTGGACGCCCGAGCAGTGGCGCGGCGTGGTCGACATCAACCTGAGCGGCATGTTCTTCTGCATCCAGCAGGCGTTCCGCACGATGAAGGCGCAGACGCCGCGCGGCGGCCGCATCATCAACAACGGCTCCATCTCGGCCACCGCGCCGCGGCCCAATTCCGCGGCGTACACCGCGACCAAGCACGCGGTCGAGGGCCTCACCAAGACCGCTTCGCTCGACGGGCGCAAGTACGACATCGCGGTCGGCCAGATCGACGTGGGCAACGCCATGACGGAACTGGCTGCGCGCATGGCCAAGGGCGTGCCGCAGGCCAACGGCGAACTCGCGATCGAGCCGCTGATGGACGTGAAGATCGTGGGCCAGTCGGTGCTCTACATGGCGAACCTGCCGCTGGAGGCCAACGTGCTGTTCCATACGGTCATGGCGACGAAGATGCCCTTCGTCGGTCGCGGCTAG
- the rnr gene encoding ribonuclease R, whose amino-acid sequence MLDEFEGTVQGHRDGHGFVQRDDGEADIYLPPNEMRAVLHKDRVKARVVRQDRRGRPEGRVVEIVERPEQPIIGRLLHEGGVWLVAPEDKRYGQDVLIPKGATGPAKVGQVVVVQLTEPPALFGQPVGRVKEVLGEIDDPGMEIEIAVRKYGVPHEFSEACLAEAKALPEKVRPADKKGRIDLTDVPLVTIDGEDARDFDDAVYCEPAKVGRGKGWRLLVAIADVSAYVQTGSAIDIDAYDRATSVYFPRRVIPMLPEKLSNGLCSLNPEVERLCMVCDMLVAADGEIYAYQFYPAVMFSHARFTYTEVAAILGNTRGPEAAKRKDRVKDLLNLADVYKALLKQRGKRGAVDFETTETQIICDDAGRIEKIVPRTRNEAHRLIEEAMLAANVCSADFIAEGKHPGLFRVHEGPTPEKKEILRGYLKAMGVGLSITDDPRPGEFQAIAEATKERPDAQQIHTMLLRSMQQAIYTPINSGHFGLAYEAYTHFTSPIRRYPDLLVHRVIKAILGKTRYQLPMLPTPGEAHAKLAKRLASRVKAPTTKPQKATVAPTKEVLAWEAAGLHCSANERRADEASRDVEAWLKCKYMREHLGEEYGGVVTAATTFGIFVTLDAMYVEGLVHITELGGEYFKFDEMRQELRGERTGIRYAIGTRVRVQVSRVDLDGRKIDFRLVREGEDLTTRAMKDKGAAPAGVPVKASAKRSSRHKAEAVPEQRVERSAAVAAAGPQSAMQAFKSAVKKAANKMKGRKPRRA is encoded by the coding sequence CTGCTGGATGAATTTGAAGGAACTGTTCAAGGGCATCGCGACGGACACGGTTTCGTGCAGCGCGACGACGGCGAAGCCGACATCTATCTGCCCCCGAACGAGATGCGTGCGGTGCTGCACAAGGACCGCGTCAAGGCGCGCGTGGTGCGGCAGGATCGGCGCGGACGTCCCGAGGGGCGGGTGGTCGAAATCGTCGAGCGCCCCGAGCAGCCGATCATCGGCCGCCTGCTGCATGAAGGCGGCGTGTGGCTCGTCGCGCCCGAAGACAAGCGCTACGGACAGGACGTCCTGATTCCCAAGGGTGCCACCGGCCCCGCCAAGGTGGGGCAGGTCGTCGTGGTGCAACTCACCGAGCCGCCGGCGCTGTTCGGCCAGCCGGTCGGGCGCGTGAAGGAAGTATTGGGCGAGATCGACGATCCCGGCATGGAGATCGAGATCGCGGTGCGCAAGTACGGCGTGCCGCACGAATTTTCCGAGGCCTGCCTGGCCGAAGCCAAGGCGCTGCCTGAGAAGGTTCGCCCTGCCGACAAGAAAGGTCGGATCGACCTGACCGACGTGCCGCTGGTCACCATCGACGGCGAGGACGCGCGCGACTTCGACGACGCCGTGTACTGCGAGCCGGCCAAGGTCGGCCGCGGCAAGGGCTGGCGCCTGCTGGTGGCCATTGCCGACGTCAGCGCCTATGTGCAGACCGGCTCGGCCATCGACATCGATGCCTACGACCGCGCCACCAGTGTCTACTTTCCGCGCCGCGTGATCCCGATGCTGCCGGAGAAGCTGTCGAACGGCCTGTGCTCGCTGAACCCCGAGGTCGAACGCCTGTGCATGGTGTGCGACATGCTCGTGGCCGCCGACGGCGAGATCTATGCCTACCAGTTCTACCCCGCGGTGATGTTCAGCCATGCCCGCTTCACCTACACCGAAGTCGCGGCCATCCTTGGCAACACGCGGGGCCCTGAAGCTGCCAAGCGCAAGGACCGCGTCAAGGACCTGCTGAACCTGGCCGACGTGTACAAGGCGCTGCTCAAGCAGCGCGGCAAGCGCGGCGCGGTCGACTTCGAAACCACCGAGACGCAGATCATCTGCGACGACGCGGGCCGCATCGAGAAGATCGTGCCCCGCACGCGCAACGAGGCGCACCGCCTCATCGAAGAGGCCATGCTCGCGGCCAACGTGTGCAGCGCCGACTTCATCGCCGAGGGCAAGCACCCGGGCCTGTTCCGTGTGCACGAAGGCCCGACGCCCGAGAAGAAGGAAATCCTGCGCGGCTACCTGAAGGCCATGGGCGTGGGCTTGAGCATCACTGACGATCCGCGGCCCGGCGAGTTCCAGGCGATCGCCGAAGCCACCAAGGAGCGCCCCGACGCGCAGCAGATCCACACCATGCTGCTGCGATCGATGCAGCAGGCGATCTATACGCCCATCAACAGTGGCCATTTCGGCCTGGCGTACGAGGCCTACACGCATTTCACGAGCCCGATCCGGCGCTACCCCGACCTGCTGGTGCACCGCGTGATCAAGGCCATTCTTGGCAAGACGCGCTACCAGCTGCCGATGCTTCCGACGCCGGGCGAGGCGCATGCCAAGCTCGCCAAGCGGCTGGCTTCGCGCGTCAAGGCGCCGACCACCAAGCCGCAGAAAGCCACGGTCGCGCCGACCAAGGAAGTGCTGGCCTGGGAAGCGGCCGGCCTGCATTGCAGCGCCAACGAGCGCCGCGCCGACGAAGCCAGCCGCGACGTCGAAGCCTGGCTCAAGTGCAAGTACATGCGCGAGCACCTGGGCGAGGAGTATGGCGGCGTGGTCACGGCGGCCACGACCTTCGGCATCTTCGTGACGCTCGATGCAATGTACGTCGAGGGGCTGGTGCACATCACCGAACTCGGCGGCGAATACTTCAAGTTCGACGAGATGCGCCAGGAACTGCGCGGCGAGCGCACCGGCATCCGCTACGCCATCGGCACCCGCGTGCGGGTGCAGGTGAGCCGCGTCGACCTGGACGGGCGCAAGATCGATTTCCGCCTGGTGCGCGAGGGCGAAGACCTCACCACGCGCGCCATGAAGGACAAGGGCGCGGCCCCGGCCGGCGTGCCGGTCAAGGCATCGGCCAAGCGCAGTTCGCGCCACAAGGCCGAAGCCGTTCCAGAGCAGCGCGTCGAGCGCAGCGCCGCCGTTGCCGCTGCGGGCCCGCAGTCGGCGATGCAGGCTTTCAAGTCGGCCGTCAAGAAGGCCGCCAACAAGATGAAGGGCCGCAAACCCCGCCGCGCATGA
- a CDS encoding YkvA family protein, with protein MTIFQRIKQWASRIKRDAVTLWFAYRHPGTPWFAKLLAAFVVAYALSPIDLIPDFIPVLGYLDDALLLPGLIWLNIRLIPADVLEECRQRADLWMKEQGAKPRSIAGAVLVLAVWIGLGAALWAWFGTQK; from the coding sequence ATGACCATTTTCCAACGCATCAAGCAATGGGCCTCGCGCATCAAGCGCGATGCCGTCACTCTGTGGTTCGCCTATCGCCATCCGGGCACGCCGTGGTTCGCCAAGCTGCTCGCGGCCTTCGTCGTCGCCTATGCGCTGAGCCCGATCGACCTCATCCCGGATTTCATTCCCGTTCTTGGCTACCTCGACGACGCCTTGCTGCTGCCCGGCCTGATCTGGCTGAACATCCGGCTCATTCCGGCCGATGTACTCGAGGAATGCCGCCAGCGCGCCGACCTGTGGATGAAGGAACAAGGCGCGAAGCCGCGAAGCATTGCCGGCGCCGTGCTCGTCCTGGCGGTCTGGATCGGCCTGGGGGCCGCGCTCTGGGCCTGGTTCGGCACGCAAAAGTAG